One window of Uloborus diversus isolate 005 chromosome 3, Udiv.v.3.1, whole genome shotgun sequence genomic DNA carries:
- the LOC129218530 gene encoding intracellular coagulation inhibitor 1-like produces MTVMRLQFFILLTVYTLCTADGNFVCRKPYLPVSDIINTFSERLTNRIGNEGNYFFSPLSISMTLAMVYLGTRGETRDQMSSALHYNILGGNCLGTRVGEDFKELISLLNDENNKSSLLTANGVFIHTGHNVTKHYTSDLRKYFESSVEYLPFAEEEMKSLEKINRWINDHTNGTISKLINEPLDPMTVMVVMNAIYFKGYWSTKFPEMSTYNTFFNRKNGTRKLAPFMMQQESFRYYKDSTINYTFLELDYAGSNFSMLLILPKDASEFPNFSLSSTNLCYLQTQMKMTNVMVVLPKFKMEYARELSKDMSNMGMDKLFSDKADLTGIREDGDLHVSLMVHKAMIVVDESGAEASAVTAIGINGRMKNPQASFFADHPFQFYIIDKKTNTILFSGRVVEP; encoded by the coding sequence atgaccGTCATGCGCCTGCAGTTCTTCATATTACTAACTGTTTATACCCTGTGCACTGCAGATGGCAACTTCGTTTGCAGGAAGCCATATTTACCAGTTTCAGATATAATTAACACCTTTAGTGAACGCTTAACTAACAGAATTGGTAATGAAGGGAACTATTTCTTTTCTCCTTTAAGTATATCAATGACCTTAGCCATGGTGTACCTTGGAACCCGCGGTGAAACACGAGATCAAATGAGTTCAGCTTTGCATTACAACATTTTGGGAGGGAACTGTCTGGGTACCAGAGTGGGAGAAGATTTTAAAGAGCTAATTTCATTACTAAATGACGAGAACAATAAGTCCTCTCTATTGACAGCAAATGGAGTGTTCATTCACACCGGTCACAATGTAACGAAGCATTACACATCAGATTTGCGCAAGTACTTCGAATCATCCGTAGAATATCTACCATTCGCCGAGGAAGAGATGAAATCTTTGGAAAAAATTAACCGATGGATTAACGATCACACAAATGGAACCATTTCGAAGTTGATCAACGAGCCTCTTGATCCCATGACCGTCATGGTTGTAATGAATGCTATATACTTTAAAGGATATTGGTCTACAAAATTTCCCGAAATGTCCACTTACAATACCTTTTTCAACAGAAAGAATGGGACAAGAAAACTTGCACCATTCATGATGCAACAGGAAAGTTTTCGTTATTACAAGGATTCGACAATAAATTACACATTCCTGGAACTGGATTATGCTGGGAGCAACTTCAGTATGCTCTTAATCTTGCCCAAAGATGCAAGCGAGTTTCCGAACTTCAGTTTATCCTCTACGAATCTTTGTTACCTCCAGACTCAGATGAAGATGACAAACGTCATGGTAGTTCTCCCAAAATTCAAAATGGAATATGCACGGGAGCTTTCAAAGGACATGAGTAACATGGGAATGGATAAGTTATTTTCAGATAAAGCTGATCTTACCGGAATTCGAGAAGATGGCGACCTTCACGTATCTCTGATGGTTCACAAAGCAATGATTGTCGTGGATGAAAGCGGTGCCGAAGCTTCAGCTGTTACCGCCATAGGAATAAATGGGAGAATGAAAAACCCACAAGCTTCATTTTTTGCAGACCACCCTTTTCAGTTCTACATTATTGACAAAAAAACcaacacaattttattttctggTCGAGTAGTTGAGCCTTGA